A genome region from Oncorhynchus tshawytscha isolate Ot180627B unplaced genomic scaffold, Otsh_v2.0 Un_contig_5239_pilon_pilon, whole genome shotgun sequence includes the following:
- the LOC121842172 gene encoding beta-galactosidase-1-like protein → VNSEFYTGWLDHWGDQHAQVDTQKVSRMLGEMLSMGASVNMYMFEGGTNFGYWNGADHDNRFRSVVTSYDYNAPLSEAGDPTEKLLAIRDTISKFRDIPVGPMPQPLPRWPMAL, encoded by the exons GTGAACTCTGAGTTCTACACGGGGTGGCTGGACCACTGGGGGGACCAGCATGCTCAGGTGGACACCCAGAAGGTCAGCAGGATGCTGGGGGAGATGCTCAGCATGGGAGCCAGCGTCAACAT GTATATGTTTGaaggagggaccaacttcggctaCTGGAATG gAGCGGACCATGATAACAGGTTTAGGTCGGTAGTGACCAGTTATGACTACAACGCCCCTCTGTCTGAGGCAGGAGACCCTACAGAGAAACTACTAGCCATACGGGACACCATCAGCAAG TTCAGAGACATCCCTGTGGGTCCCATGCCCCAGCCTCTCCCAAGATGGCCTATGGCTTTGTGA